The genomic region TGGTGCCGGTGGCGGTGCTGATGACGTACGTGGTGGCGCGGTCGCTGCCGCCGTCAGATGCCACTGCCGGCGTCCGCAGTCCCTTCTGCGACGAACCGGACCCGAAGCTGCGGCGCGCTGCGGAGCTGGTGTACTGGTGCACCACGGCCGTGCTCACCGTCGGTGTGGCGTCGCTGTCGGAGTTCTGGACCGCCCTCGCCAGGACACGGCGCTACTGGAAGGCGGCCGACAGCCCGCCCGCCGCCGCAGACCAGGTCGGTACCACGTCTTGTGCAACTCTCCATACATCCAGatcactgaagagccatagaaactggtacacctgcctaatatcgtgtagggatccggcgagcacgcagaagtgctacagAACGACGTGacgtgtactcgactaatgtctgaagcagtgctggagggaactgacaccatgaatcctgcagggctgtccatagacccGTAAGAGTACGTGCGGGTAGAGatatcaacagcacgttgcaaggcagcccagatatgctcaacaatgttcgtgtctggggagtgtggtggccagcggaagcgttcaaactcagaagagtcttcctggagccactctataacaATTATGGAGGTGTagcgtgttgcattgtcctgctggaactgcccaagtccgtcggaatgcacaatggacatgaatggatgcaggtgatcagacaggatgcttaagtacgtgtcacctgtcagagtcttatctagagatatcagaggtcccacatccctccaactgcacatgccccacatcgtTACGGAACTTCCACCATcttaacagtcccatgctgacatgcagggtccatggtttaaatggctctaagcactatgggacttaacatctgaggtcattagtgccctagacgtagatctacttagacctaactaacctaacgacatgacgcacatccatgcccgaggcgggattcgaacctgcgaccgtagcagtcgcgcagttccggactgaagcgcctagaaccgctcgaccacgcggCCGgctagggtccgtggattcatgaggttgtgtccatacctgtACATATCCATAccttcgatacaacttgaaacgagactcgttcgacgagGCAACACGTTTCACGTCATCATGAGTTCAATATGGGTGCTGGCggacccaggcgaggggtaaagctttgtgtcatacagtaatcaagggtacacgagcgggcctttggtttcgaaagcccatatcgatgatgtctcgttgaatggttcgcatgctgacgcttgttgatggcccagcattgaggtCTGCAGCgatttgcagaagggctgcacttctgtcacgttaaacgattctcttcagtcgtcgctggtcccgttcttgcaggatctttttggtggccagcggaagtgggtaatttccaggaatgtttgCCTCTCGAAGTCGCGGGATCGAAACGTTACATATCTAACGTGCAatcctaaatcgatcacgcgactgccaggcacttaaatgtgatttccgtGTAATTGTAAATGCAGAATAGATATCGCACGTGCAATTCTAAATGGATCACACGTCTGTGGTAGCGGGCCCCGTGAtaaatattatttgtgtttcttCGGCCGATTGCCTCACGTGGAAGAATCGAATTCCATGCTTATGCAATATAGAAAATCGTTTGCATTTTTGTCGGAAATGTGGACTAATACAAGATGACAAAAGGAGTGACTGTGTAGATTGCGGTGGGGCGCAGTCTGTAGAAGTTCGTAGGAAGAGTATGATAGTGAAATAcctttacaatttcattgcggaaacGGTGGTAAACGAACGACTATCAGAAAGAATGCATGCTTGGTTAGTCCAAATTATCAATTCAGACCAGCATAATTCTTGTATCTTGCTGTATTAGGGACTTCTCCCTGCAAGCAACCTAGGTatttagtaattgtaatacctaagtatttagttgaatttacgccttttagactgttttatcgtgtaacccaagtttaatgagtaacttttagcactcatgtggatgacatcacacttttcgttatttaagttcagctgccacttttcgcgccgttccgatatttcttctaaatcgtttttcaatttgttttggtcttctgatgagtttattagttgatacacggcagcgtcatctgcaaacaaccgaagacggctgctcagattgtctccaaaattgtttatatagataaggaaaagcaaaaggcctataacactacgccagaaatcacttctgttttactcgatgactttccgtaaattactacgaactgtgacctctctgacaggaaatcacagatccagtcacataactgagacgatattccataagcacgcaatttctctacgagccgcttgtgtggtgcagtgtcaaaagccttacggaaatccagaaatacggaatcgattgaaatcccttgtcgatagcactcaacacttcatgcgaatgaaGGGCTAGaactacaactttgtatttttaaaGAACGATcttttataaacccatgttgactgtgtgtcaatagaccgttttcttcgaggtaattcattatgttagaacacaatacatgttctaaactcctgctgcatatggaagttaacgatatgggcctataatttagtggataactcctactagctttcttgaatattggtgcgacctgtgcaactttccagtctttgggtacggatctttcgtcgagcgaacggctgtatatgattgttaagtatggagctaaggcatcagcatactccgaaaggaacctaattggtatacaatctgaaccagaagacttgattttattaattgattttattaattgactttgccggccgctgtggtctagcggttccaggcgctcagtccggaaccgccaaactgctacggtcgcgagttagaatcctgcctcgggcatggatgtgtgtgatgtccttaggttacttaggtttaagtagttctacgttctaggagattgatgaaaatggttcaaatggctctgagcactatgggacttaacatctgtggtcatcagtcccctagaacttagaactacttaaacctaactaacctaaggacatcacacaaatccatgcccgaggcaggattcgaacctgcgaccgtagcagtcacgcggttccggactgagcgccttaaccgcgagaccaccgctgccggcaaggaGATTGATGattacagcagttaagtcccatagtgctcagagccattattaattgatttaagttactcactactccgaggatatttacttctacgttgctcatgttggtagctgttctcgattcgaattctggaatatatacttcgtctACTTTTgtaaaggtatttcggaaggctgtgtttagtaactctgctttggcagcactgtcttcgttagtatctccattgctatcttgccgctaacatacttctctTGTTTGCAGACCGCGGCTTCGATAGGTAAAGATCCTTGGAAATTaccaagctttgtgtcgtgcagtcatcaaggacacacgaatgggtcttcggctccgaaagtccatttcgatgatgtttcgtcgaatggttcacgcgctgacacttcttgatagtccagcattgaaacctgtagcaatttgcggaagggatgcacttctgtcacgttgaactattctctccaGTCATCCGTGCCGGTTCTtgtacgatctttttccggccgcagcgacgtcggagatttgacgttctactgggttcctgatattcacggtacactcgtgaaatggtcgtacgggaaaatccccacttcaccgctacctaggAGTTGCTGTGTagcaacgctcgtgcgccgactgtaacaccacgttcaaattcgcttaaatcttgataacctgccattgttgcagcagcagcccgcatctcgtggtcgcgaggtagcgtttttgcttcccacgcccgggttcccggctttcgattcccggcggggtcagggattttctctgcctcgtgatggctgggtgttgtgtgatgtccttaggttagttaggtttaagtagttctaagttctaggggactgatgacctaagatgttaagtcccatagtgctcagagccatttgaaccatttttgttgca from Schistocerca gregaria isolate iqSchGreg1 chromosome 10, iqSchGreg1.2, whole genome shotgun sequence harbors:
- the LOC126293402 gene encoding uncharacterized protein LOC126293402 — its product is MLCCSVLLVPVAVLMTYVVARSLPPSDATAGVRSPFCDEPDPKLRRAAELVYWCTTAVLTVGVASLSEFWTALARTRRYWKAADSPPAAADQGRRRKREPASYPRTAPRGQMPS